The Anopheles moucheti chromosome 3, idAnoMoucSN_F20_07, whole genome shotgun sequence genome contains the following window.
GGCTAAGTAGAATAACCTTACTTGCAGTTGCGTAAAATGTTAACAGCAACGGGATAACACTTAGCTGTTCGAATGCAGCTCAACTGGGTTAACgttatttgtgttttcttattttttttcggagtAATTAATCGGTTTCCCCTTACAATGATGGTTTTAGAGCAATGAAGCTAGCCTACGGCTGGTGAATGAGGTCGAGACCAGACATATCCTGTGGTCGAAACGTAGCCCTCTGTACAAAAACAGTACGCTACGAGGAGATGCCTGGTCAGAGGTGGTCGAAGCCCTAAACCTCACCAAGGAGGTGGCGGAGAGGTGTTGGAAGAAGATGGTTGCCATTTACCGGGTCAACAAGGCGAAGATAAAAAGAAGCCAGCAAACTGGATCAGGTGATTGATAGTGGGTCGTAATTAAAAACTGattaatttacaaaacattcgTTTATTGCAGCTTCTGCGGATGTGTTCCGGCCGAAGTGGTTCGCCTACGAGGCAATGTTGTTTTTAGACGACACTATGACCGACGATGAGCATCTGAATACGGTATGTAACCATCTCgcatatattaaaaatatgaatttatttACGGGGTTTGGTTTGCAGATTTAGTATGTAattcttttaattaatttggtGGTGGCTCTAAAAAGAGCCGATTGGTTTTTGCTTACTGTAAGTAAGTCACTGATTTGTGTTCAAGGCCGTGCAGGTGTCCCTTTTAAAGTTTGTACCGTCTAACGAGTCCGACGATTGTTGCGAACAAAATCGGATGCTATATGCTTCCGAATTTCCAGCAAACGATTGGACGTCCTAGTCGAAAAGTTCTGCAAGCCAATCATTCGTCCCGTCGATCTTTCGCCTTCCACTCTTCCATTGTCCGGTGTGTTGGCCAATGGTGGAGGAGCGTCAATGGAGCTTGAACCACGTTTTCTTATAAAGTTATGTAAGTAAACCGTAGTCATTACGATGGTCTTTACTTTCTCGGGTTCTAGAGGAATCGTCCCTTTATAAATGCGGAAACGGTTTGCTAAAATCCCGAACGCATTTTCAACTACCACGCGAGCTCGAGAGTGACGAGTATTAAATACTCGCTCCATACTTCCTGTAGGATGTTCACCTGCGAAGGGACGTATGCAGTATGAAGTAAAGGCAAACGCCTTGTCTCCTAACAGGAAGTATGGAACGCGGATGGTGTAGGGAATCCGCAATGGCTCAGGTTCTGGGATATTAAGACTGTTGTTTTCCAAACGCTGGTACAAACAACTATTCTTGAATACACCTCCGTCTGAAATGCCTCCTTTTCCTCCAACATcggcatgcaagaaattgtagTCAGCGTCGACTACCGCAAGTAGTACGATgctgaaaaaatttttgtagttGTAGTACTCCGATCCACTGTGGCTTGGTGCCCGAATTCGAACATGCTTGCCATCGATGGCACCTATGGCATGGGGGAAATTCCATCGGTCTTCAAATTTTTTCGATACTTCTCGCCATTGCTGTGTATTTGACGGCATCTAAAAGAAGAACATAACATTTAAcattagtttatttatttggatATTTATTGATTAGCAAACCACTACCCCGTTATTTAATGATATGTATTTTATAATTCCTTATTTAAACAATACTAACATACCTTAAGATTaaatgtatttgttttatttattttcagttCTACGACGATGACCAATCGGAACAGCACTCCTCCCAAAGTAtcccaacaccaccaaccacccactcaacaccaccaaccacccacCGAACACCAACTACACaaccaacaacatcaacatcctACTCCCAAACACTTTCCTCCGCAATAGATAGTGATCGTGCCAACACTTTCGGCCAGTACATCACCGCATGGCTCAAATCTTACGAAGGTGCCGATCAGCTGCTGGCTATAAATTACGTCGAGAAGGCAAAGCTGGCAATGGACGAATACTATCGTAATCGCAAGAACTGAGCAGaggtaaaatatatatttagtAAACCAATATTAATCAATAATACtacaatactttttttttgttccatttagGCCTTAGGTCGAGCAGCTGGAACTCGAACGACACAGAAAACTGTACCAATAGACTTTAACATGTCTGGTAAAGTTCCATGACTATGAGTCTTGGacgatttttttccttttgtcagAACGGCCTGCCCGTCGTGTCTTGAAAATTTTAAGTTCCTCACATACCTGTGATATTTATATAAgtgatcaaaacaaaaaatcactttaCAGCAAACGTTAACATGtaattattttgtatttataaCTTTGCGATTATAATTATTCTATAGCAAAAAGGCTGTTATGATTTTATACACtgtttaaataaagaaatatttttgttaacaAATAAGCAATCATTGTAATAACAttatcttttcttttgatgACATATTTGATGATACTTTtaagaaaatacaaacaagTAACGGAGTGATGTAAAAATTCATAAGTTACTCTACATGTACGTTCttcagaagaacaaaaaacaatacttACTTTTACATAGCTCCGTAGTTGTTCGTTGAGAACCGCACACACATCCTTCACAATGCTACTGATTAACGACTTGGAAACCTAAAAAATAACCGCAttacttttaataattttgtttattaatattattaatcgTTTGTTGCTTACACGAAATATAAACTGCAGGCTGGTGAATGTTTCTCCAGTTGCcaaaaagcgcaaagttaTCATTAACCTTTCTTGGGCCGTGACTGCTTCACGCATATTTGTGTCCATCCTCTGAATTCTCGGCCCAACAAACGACAAAAGATGATCAAAATCTTCCTTCGTCATCCGTAGGAATGTTTTAATCGTCTCATTCACTTGTTCTGCCATGATGGTGTCCATCAATCGGTTCCCAGCCTGATCTCTTCGATGGAACATTTCGATTGCCCACCATCGACGTGTTCTACGCTCTCGTCGTCCGTATGTATGGTCATTATCAGTGACCGGTACAACACCgtcttcattcattttttcacAGAGCTTAGATAGCTTAGAGAGCAGTTATATATATTTCACACCGTTTCTCGAGTCACTATGCAATAAACACCGTTGAATTTTGTTTGGATTCCGCGCGCTAGACCACAACAAGGATAAAATTGACATAAATTGCGTTTATACATTCAGTTCAAGATCGCGAGTAGAGGACTATCTGTCcatcaaaaaattaatttgtcggagcaaaaattaattcaatctgtcaaaaaattaatttttcggaggaaaaaattaattcaatctgtcaaaaaaattaattataatcttCGTGTAAACGCACGGAGAAGAACATACTGCTCGATGAACGCGAGGCTATTTCATTACGGACAGTTTGACAAACTTTGGTGATTCCCGAAAATTATCGCTCGATTTGACAACTGGAAACGCGTTCTCAAGGTgcccaagctccaaacgtcacacgaaagggcgcccgaaaatgcTACCTGCgggcgcccgaaattggtaccgtcgggcgcccgaataacgatggctaaggcaggttttgacatttgcagtagccaaaaaattggcaacgctgccaaaaacaaaattttcggtTCCATCCTGCCTCTCTCCCACCATTCCctaccagttctttttttcttctatgcatcccccaatcattttactgtctatatttagaatcgaactcgtattgtgtgtgtctgaATCTTCAgtatgttatgtatttgtcttttacgtctgtgttgaattgggggTTAATATAGtgctataaaagcacccatgatgaatttgcgctagatgcaccaaatcgatggtgcagtaaaaggtcggtatgtattttggttttgttgaagCCTCAGCCTCAgtgaaaagtgtttcctgaattgaatggaggtataaatagtctctattttacatgcattttcagacactgattccagtggaacagcatcatcattaccgtcatcaaaccatcacgagtttgtctcgtcttgttttcgtgttatcgtagcgtaaactattgtAAATACATCAGAGGAGCAAATATTATACAGCAAGAACTTTGCTTGAAACCATACGTGCGATTATATTATCTTTTTTATGGCGCagaatatcacatgcacattcatagATCGGACGcggtgaagaaaattgtaacccaTTTTAACCACTGCGAGGCCATCTctggagctgttgtgcgatgtacAAGGATCATCTACAGGTTAAGGACCCTCTTCTAGTACAAGATGGGCCTGAATCATggtaaaaaaagcacattcattcctttcattcctttcgtgatcatgacggtgataccggttgcacgaacatAACGGTGAGAAATATGCGAATAACGCTTTTTTCACTATGGTAGCAGATGCACAAGACTCCtcattgttattttctgcatgGAATCAACtgtatttcacacaattgctgAAAAAATTGGTTCGCTTCTGCAGCGGCTTCTCTGatgttgtttacgtgagcttcttcttcttcttcttgatgacggtgtgacacccaatatgctgcccaaggtaccaacatcaacaatagcaatgccctcgaaggtgggctaaaacttgcaaaatgttgaaaaatcgtctgaatgttaatcaaacgtgtttgcaaaattaggtaaaatcttcttaaagcCATATCAGATAACattgctgaccataatgcagtaaaaatgccttaaaaacacgtgcactcttcgactctgtagcgtaaatcgacaatgttagcccgtccggctgtcttttgcatccTGGGTGGCTATAGGttgaataaatgttttgttttatacaaaaagCACTTATCTTTTGCATTGAAATACTGTTTcaatattcaattttatttcctcAAAATATCCCCTCCTTCTTTCGCCTTCAATCTGTTAATTTATAACCGAATCCAATATGTTGGTACCTGTCAACGTGAGCATAGTGGCGCAGCCTGTCCTGCTCGATAGTGCGAAATGTCATTTCTACCGACAACCGCATTGTATTTACGCAATTGATTGTTTTCGCATTTTGGTGTTGGCTCACGATTTACAGTCCTATCAAGGAAGAAATGTTGTCTCCAGGCGTTAAAGAACGCATCGGCGTTGTTTTCGAGGTGGTAAAGACCTCCTTTCATTGGGGTTTCATTCCAACGTTGCTGTATCTAGGTAAGAGTGTAAACCTTTACATAACACGCCCGTTTCAACGTGGGTGACTGCAATGCTGCTTGCTTGAGCGTGTTGCTAATGATGTGGTTTACGTTTCAGGATTTCGCAAAGGATCAGAGCCCGGTATGCCGCCACTAACAATAGCAAACTTATTATGGTAATCTGTTAGCAGCTCAGCATAAGTGAAACATTCCGAGTGTGTATCTATTAAATGGGAATAAATCACCTTTTGTTCTGAGCTAAACATGATTACAGGCCGTGTACAAGCGTACGTGTGTTCTCAGGGTATTGCGATTGATatcatcaatcaattttgGACTATACATGTGCAAGCTATTCTTGAACCCAATGTTCAGAAGACATCCCGAATTGTAACTTAAATTTGCATTATTCTTTAGAATAATCCGCTCCTCGCTTCAAAAGTTAGCTTTTAATACATAACATACTGGTTTAGTTGAGTTTATTTGAGTTGTTTTAAGCTTATCCATACGagaatttttcgtattcgtaattgtattgtatttttcATATCTGGTTATAAATCCAATTTTCTTTAGGAAGCAGTGATAGAAGTTTATCTTCTTCTTTGACGAGATATTTCACATCACGAATTCAGCTTTCAGacggaaagctttttttttaagatgGAAAGATTACCATCATAAAAATTCATCCGATTGATAAAATCAGGGATTAAATACCCCGGGATTATCATTGTATCTAGTTACTTTAGCACTCTGGATATGAACGATGAGCCTATTCCGGGAtcttttttgtatggaaaagcaACATGTATTTAGTGCTAGGAAATAGGATCAAGATCGGATTCTGAGATTCGTACCTTTGTCAGATTAACCCGCATTCAATCTTGAATGTTGGATCTTTTGGATGTCAAGTCCGGGTTTCCACATACTTTCGCGAACtgcataattaaaaattaaacctgCTAAAGCGATAAAGTGTGTGGGGTATTCCGTTTGGACCGCCCGTTTGAGTTTCACAATTGGCATGTCCGCGGATTAGGATCGTTGAAGATTTGTCATACATCTCTATCTCTCTTaccttggcgtaacgacctactaggtcatgcTTGCCATTGCTGGCAAGGctttaataaagttataacaaattatcttatcttttttttacataaattccaATTTGAATGGTAATTTCTTTACATtctttatatttctttttaagttttgttttaaattccgTGGTAACCTAACCTTAAAGTAACCCTTAAAGTAACCTTAAAGTaactttatatttatattgcaagttgttttctcttctttgagcttcttttcatactttatgagccattgttttgttaattgtgtaatgctaaactttacagtgatttttattcttttgttacatCGTTCCTCATCCGAAATGCtgtagattttctttcttggtgaactgaatttacaagtcctataataaattgtctttctcTACATCTTAAAACACTAATCTAACCGTTTTAATAGTCTAGAACAACAATTTCGTCAAAAAtaagtggcaaacattttccgatgaaaaactgaacaatttacactctcgctcaccaagtttcttcgaaaggaagaggcaaattttgcatagtgcaaagtggaaagttactactacacaaattttttggggcccccgacacggcgaggccctaggcgaccgcctacaccgcctaccgtttgatccgccgctgtactCACTTTAATAGTTCTTTGACTCAAATCAATTTACCTTGCTCTTGCAATGGGGTATGATCCGAAGCCACTTGATGATCCTGACAACCCCTTGTAGATGGTGACGCAGCGCAGAAAAGGAGGGGATTGAGTCCTCCAACGTTTGGGAAGATAACTAAACGTAAATTCTAGCTGTCACGAGAGTCTATCACTTTGACTTGATCGCAGAAAGGGGCAAAAAAGCATTAGGAGCCTATTTTATACTTCATGCTTCTTCCTTCGTGCTGTGCGTTGAAACCGGTTAGTGACTAAGCTGACAAAGCATAGCCGCACCACGCAAAACCCAATGGTCCGGTTTCACATTGGGATCACAATTTAGCAACAACgctatgacaaagttagtactgTGGCccgtcgtggaaagcgtaccGCGCCGTTCGGCCGTCTTGTATACCGGACAGCGGTACGTGTGCCGCGGAACAAAATCGTCTTTTTTCATCGGTTTCAGCAGAATCTAAAAGAGCAAATATGAATTTAGCGGCAGGAAAACCTTACCATCTTAAGCAGTACTCACGTATGGCACGGTATCAAACAGGACGCGTGGTATAGACTCCTGCAGATCCCATCCTGCCCTTTTCCCTATCCCATGTGGTGCCTTCCAAAAACAATCCATACACGTACACCCTATCGTCCGGCGGTTCCGTGATGTCCGCTTCCCGCAACACTTCATTATCGAACACTAGCAGATCGATCGGTATGACGTACTTGCGGGCAAAGTTTTGCTGTGCGCCGGTCAAAAATGCCTGGGTGAAGAAAAAGCCCGACACCCAGAATGTTGCTGGCGGGCCTTCGTCGTACCATTTTTGCAGGAATTCTAACCGCGCGATAAAGTCCGCAATGTACGAGCCgagcgttttctggctcgggTAGGAACGCTTCGCCCAGACGGATGGGATCTTGCCGACCAGTATCGCGCTGACCACCTCTTCCACGGTTGGTGACACGGCGACAAGACCCTGCATGGCTTTGCGAGCCGTCTGGAGTCTACCCCGGATGCAGATGAGTAGATTGTTAAAGGTACCATCTCCTGCACCAGTACCGTATTCATGCTCTGCAGAAGATAAGGGAGTATCGTGTATATAACATTCCTGTAATCGAGAGAAATCTCAGTGCGAGAGCTGACGAGTTACCTGATGATAGTCGGTCGGATACTTCTCCAGTGCGGCGTCCCGATCAAACTCTGGCGGAAGAAGCTTCAAAATGTTTGACGATACGCTAATCACAAGCTCGGCAGGAGTTTCcctgaacacaccggttgatGTGTTCTGTGCGAGAATAACATACTCAATTAGTAGACTACTTACGTTACGttaatgttttagaaaatcaaGAATTGGTTAcagtaatttaatgaaacttaaaaacaaaatcaaacagtttccaattttttacAAACCTTTAAATCCTCAAGAATCTACCATTGTCAATTGAGTGTGGAAATCCAATGGAAATTTAGCCAATTAGTAGaatgaaacataatcaatttttgtttaaaattttttgaaccAGGTTTGGCAATTTAACCTAATTTTACATTACCTTCATTTGCAGCAAATGCTAATGGTGGGTATTTTGGGAATGTAGCATTAAATTCAGATAATAAAGTTACTTAACATTGaaaagtaaattgttttaaagttcCAGTGTGTGTCAGTCAAGGCAGTTTAAATGTATGTCACCTATATTTACTAATCAGTGAGGTACTGTGGGAATTAACCAGAAGAATACCTGGCATACTTACCGTACGATCCTTCAGTTTGCATCCGATAAGAAAATGGCGTTACTGACTACAGATGTACTACACCTAACAACCGACATACCTGTGTCTTGAGCGTATTGGCCAACAAAGTGTCCGTTCTCTCGTTCTCCAGCACCTGCGCCGTGTAGAACTTTGCTAGAAGCGTATTCAAACACCGACGATCCCAATCATCCGTTACACGGCCACCGTAGTTACACTCTCCGGTTAGGTAGCGTAGTGCCACATACGGTACTTTTTCATACTCGTCCAAAAACATTCGCAACTGCGTCAAGCTGATGCTCAGATCGGTCTCGTTAAACTCGTACGGTATGTTCCAACCGATCGGACCAAACTGGCGCCGCTCCTGCACGACACCGTGGAAGAAGCACAGACTGAACAGGAGCTTTTTGAAGTTGGCCGATTGTTTGCACGCCTCGAACCATTCGACGTTGGATATTGGATCGCTCATGAACGAGCGCGACACGTTCATGCGTAGACCTTTCGGTGGTTCGTTGGTAATCTTGATTCCATTTTGTAGTACCACCACCGGGAAGTGTTCCGTCGGATAGGAGGTTAGCCAGAGCCGAAAGTCGGGATGCGTTGTGTCCGGTTGGAAGCTTTCGCAGATCTTCTCTAGCGTCGGCATCCAGCTCTGGGCGAGGTGACAGTTTTGCAGCAGAACCCAATTGCCGAACTTGGTACCTTCGTCGATCATTTTGGTTGCGATAGGTCCCTGACCCTGTCCGAGCGATAGTGAGAAGAGCCGATTTGCCCCCAGACCCTGGGCGTCAGCAAATTTTATCAGCGTGGCCATCGGATCAGCGTGACCCGGTGTTAGCACGAAGATCAATGGCACACAACAGTTCGATTCGTCGTACGATGCAGCCAAATTGAAGGCCGGAGGTTCCACGTATTTCGGTTCCATTGTTTCTGGAATTGATTGCTTGATTGATTGGAACAGTCAGTCTACAATAATCAAATCTCCGATATCCTATAGGGTAACTGTTCACCTACCTGCCACATATAACTCGATCGTGGGAACCAACTTATCCGCCCGGAAACATCGAAGTACCAGCAGCTTCTGGAACGCTGTCACCGTGGAATTCCACGGCTCCGGAATGGATGCCTCATGTGGTGTATCGTCGTCAAAGTACCGCTTCCAGTTCTGAACCACATGTTCCTTCAACGGGGCGAAATCTTCAAACGACAGATCTCATCCCAATTTTTGTCCGGTAGCCAAACGGCTGGCGGGTAGGGATCAAGATTGTCCAATCCAACACCTCCGGTAAGCAAAAACATCAGCTCGGGCGACCCGAGCTGGCCGGCATCCTGCTGCAGATTCGTAGCCAGCAATAGCGAGAACAGTATCTTGTCCTTTTCAAACAGGCTGCGGCAGATATTCTCGTAAAGGCTGTACGTAAAGTAGGTCCTAAGATCCTCCAAGCGGGCTGGTACCTCATCCACCTTCTCGGTATTGTCGATAGTCGCGGTAAAGAGGTTTACGAACCAGTTCAGGCTGTACTGATACATCGGATCGATGCAGGCCAAGTCGGCAATCGTGAAGAACAGCACCGTCGAGTGGGCCGCTATCGGCGTGTACTGCAGACGGGCCGCATCGATCTGACGTTCGGTCCCCTCGGCAACGATTTGCTTCTCGTTGATCTCGTTGGCCAGCGTTTTCGACGAGCTTAGGACCGATACAGCGGTTTCATCCTCGAGAATGTTACCCTCGGACGAGAGGACCTGCAGGATCTTGTCTTCGATCTCCTGCAGCTGCCGCTTGTTCTCCACCCCTTGCACGATCAATGCGTtcttttctgtctcgagttCGGGCCGTTCGCGCGCCACTGTTATCGAAAGCAGCTGATCCTGCAGTCCAGTCTGGGTGATCATGAAGTTGAGTAGCGTCACCTTCACCGCTATTTCCGGCAAGTAATGGGGACTACGGAGTTTTGTTgtgatgtaaaatttaaacgaaTCATTGTACTCTATAATTGAGTCACTCAGCTTGATACACATTGTTCCCCCCTGTCGGAAGATTTGTTTCAACTGAATCGGTGCCAGCATTGGTTCGATCTCTTCACCGACATTCTCCAGTAGCACTGGTAGACCAAACTGTATGGCGTTCTCCAGTACGCGTGTATAGTCAGGGTGTGAGAGACGTATTATACAAATACGGTTCGCCTTCTCCATATTGCGTACCCATGTGTTAGCCTGCCCTTGGGGATCGATCATCAGAGGCCAGCGTCGAGCATTgctaaaaagaggaaaaagagCACACATTACACTTCACATCTCGAGTCTTACCATCGCATCGATACAAAAACACGATCGCTATTCTCTAAATATTCCCAAAGCCCCTGGTCAATTCTTACTGAAAGATGATAGCACTCTCCACTGAAAATGCATCACTTGTCAAACCGAAGATGTTCCACGCCCGAATATCGACCGGGTTTCCCAGTACGTTCACGAGCTGGAAGTCCTGGGAACAGATGGTTCCACGATCCGTACACCGTTCGATCCACTGTTCGATCTGCTGTGCCCGGAACTGCATCGTAAAGGGTCCCAAGTACGCAACGATACCAGATGCAATCAACACGTCACCGGTGAGCGTGTCGTAGATTAGTGCCAGCGTTTCTGCCGCCGTCTGCCAGCGATCCTTCTCACCACCCAGACCGGTAATGATCTCCGTAGCGCGTTCCAGCTTCTTCATACACAGCTCTACATTTGCTTGCAGCTTTGCATGTTGAGCAATCTGTTCGTCCAGCTTACGTTGGAGATCCGCAAGATTTTCCTTGACGATACGTAGCTGTTCCAGCTTTGCATTCAGTATCGTCATAGCGGACTAGGAGAAATAATACACAATAGTTTGTTAATGGATGCTAATGTGGTGTAGTGAGATaaccggaaaaagaactcaAGAACCTACATTATAACTCGCTTGAGCTTCGGCTAATGCTGCTTTCTTGGGTGCTATCTCCTTTGCTACCTTATCGTACTTTGCAATCGCAATGACCCATTTGCACAATCCTTCCGCAGCCGTCGACGCCGCCTTCACCTTCTCCGGATCAAAGTTTTCGTTGGTAAAGACACGCTCCTCAAGCTTCTGTATTACCTTCAGAGGAATATCATCCTTCTCGAAGTTTAGCACCGCATCGATATCGTAACCTTCCACCGTCCGATATAGTGACCCGAGCAGTGTCCACAACAGATTGAcgtctttttcatttcgttgattggctgcaaagaagcgtgaaggaatttgtttacgacgACTGAAACTTGTTAGGAAAGCAAATCCTGCACTATTTGACAGTTCTACAAAGGACTACTGTAACTACTGTCTGAAGTttacaatcgaagcaaccatacgtctaatataaacctttagcaacattgaaatataatcaTTCAGAACATTAGCATCAAAGCAACCATACGTTCAACTATACACAGCTTACATGATGGAGTTTATCGAAGTGCCTCTACGCATTCCACGGATTCCCGCTAGTGGATTCGTGTTCCAGGGGGTGCTTCATATAAAGGAAGCGTATTTAAAGAAGAATGTCGATTGCGCTGCCGGAGATGGTTCACCGGTGCAAGTTCAACTTTTCGTACACGACGCCGACAACGAAGTGGTAGGAACGATTACGATGATGCCGCAAGTCGTGCATGATGTTGCGATTGCAGATTCCAGGA
Protein-coding sequences here:
- the LOC128302743 gene encoding putative nuclease HARBI1 codes for the protein MDTNMREAVTAQERLMITLRFLATGETFTSLQFIFRVSKSLISSIVKDVCAVLNEQLRSYVKMPSNTQQWREVSKKFEDRWNFPHAIGAIDGKHVRIRAPSHSGSEYYNYKNFFSIVLLAVVDADYNFLHADVGGKGGISDGGVFKNSCLYQRLENNSLNIPEPEPLRIPYTIRVPYFLLGDKAFAFTSYCIRPFAGEHPTGSMERYNSCSGISNSNNRNLATATPGSTVFSKGSSDLSNSGECCGQQEQQRHKLRTVN
- the LOC128304387 gene encoding mitochondrial import receptor subunit TOM7 homolog, giving the protein MLSPGVKERIGVVFEVVKTSFHWGFIPTLLYLGFRKGSEPGMPPLTIANLLW